A region from the Rosa rugosa chromosome 6, drRosRugo1.1, whole genome shotgun sequence genome encodes:
- the LOC133717984 gene encoding uncharacterized protein LOC133717984, which produces MQQPQESTTAADEIRSLRVDGLSPRMGEMYLYNCFSDCAEVLAATVLRKVQTGWQEDHGFVEFASHSVAEFVLSSYNGELMPNYNNRRFCLSWDTDGYGTRWRWDPVYQQWSFFGYDEHCDMLDAKTVIELYKDCIPVVTEKPSGSAQQYSQAAYPNTLGDSGEAIPNNTENQLVQTKWNGYSRAGSMDSYKRLKHAHVDLWNGGNGAGFMFMQNNLMRPHHLNLYHGGQAGYVNYQQHGLYPQPCAYQLPYQQHQTQWTVGSDVRPLGQLTQVPNLQAGYVNYQQHGLYPQEKKLYLCFDEHNAPINCCYVLRTINLSELLACSCEFSSDTEEITKCSYCTSKVKPESRLRQRAWLFASEENPFSCGRVEVIIPARMGCCASGSQIFFSGGIAPLPLRERRFMERLFLPSGDVYSFEPKSMFWKKHDWSFLKGKPDPLLFEVNGNLYCLTGRPLGFSLDRPTFEVYYSSSGECEALPDPPFYLPELDHNKNYSGRLPGSELSYAIVGTKILISSRHNNESIPNFPIMCFDVNEKEKKWREMTSLFDGKPFPFISRAALVLDLNDGTHDKVMFSVREYHEMYVSRLVVNDDGSIYNSQDSPLLFFNWFYTFFGDLCPLHSKSYSFVDLGNQKVGFVVCGNMGTMARGDTPSLRKVRVLVLVIEYEVTKSRYVRGKLLATRTFEYKCHSAGLRSVDLIGSFVF; this is translated from the exons ATGCAGCAACCTCAGGAGTCGACGACGGCAGCCGATGAGATTCGCTCCTTACGGGTCGACGGCTTGAGTCCGAGGATGGGTGAGATGTATCTCTACAACTGCTTCAGTGACTGCGCAGAG GTTTTGGCTGCAACAGTTTTGCGGAAAGTGCAAACCGGATGGCAGGAAGATCATGGTTTTGTCGAGTTTGCTTCTCACAGTGTGGCTGAGTTTGTCTTGAGCTCCTACAATGGTGAGCTCATGCCCAACTACAATAATCGGAGATTTTGCCTGAGCTGGGACACTGATGGTTACGGTACAAGGTGGCGCTGGGATCCTGTTTACCAGCAATGGTCTTTCTTTGGTTATGATGAGCACTGTGATATGTTGGATGCCAAGACAGTGATCGAGTTGTACAAGGACTGCATACCTGTTGTTACTGAAAAGCCATCTGGTAGTGCTCAGCAATATTCGCAAG CTGCCTACCCAAATACTCTTGGAGATTCAGGCGAGGCTATTCCAAATAACACAGAA AACCAGCTAGTTCAGACAAAGTGGAATGGTTATAGTCGTGCTGGCTCTATGGATAGTTACAAGCGTTTGAAGCATGCACATGTGGATCTATGGAATGGTGGTAATGGTGCTGGGTTTATGTTTATGCAGAACAACTTGATGCGTCCACATCACCTTAACCTGTATCATGGAGGACAGGCTGGATATGTAAATTACCAGCAGCATGGTCTATACCCACAGCCTTGTGCTTATCAGCTGCCTTATCAACAACATCAGACACAGTGGACTGTTGGCAGTGATGTGCGTCCACTTGGGCAGCTCACCCAAGTTCCTAACCTGCAGGCGGGATATGTAAATTACCAGCAGCATGGTCTCTACCCACAGGAGAAGAAGCTGTATTTATGTTTCGATGAGCACAATGCCCCGATCAATTGTTGTTATGTTCTCCGCACCATAAATTTGTCCGAGTTACTTGCATGCTCCTGTGAGTTCAGCAGCGATACTGAAGAAATAACCAAGTGCAGCTATTGCACCTCCAAAGTCAAACCGGAATCTCGGTTGCGCCAGCGGGCTTGGCTCTTCGCCAGCGAGGAAAATCCTTTCAGCTGCGGTAGGGTGGAGGTGATAATTCCTGCGCGTATGGGTTGCTGTGCCTCCGGCTCCCAAATCTTCTTCTCTGGTGGCATAGCTCCACTACCACTTAGGGAAAGACGATTTATGGAAAGACTATTTCTGCCAAGTGGAGATGTCTATAGTTTTGAACCCAAGTCTATGTTTTGGAAAAAGCATGATTGGAGTTTCCTGAAGGGGAAACCAGACCCCTTGCTTTTTGAGGTGAACGGAAATCTCTATTGTCTCACAGGTAGGCCCCTAGGTTTTTCTCTTGATCGTCCCACTTTCGAGGTATACTATAGCAGTTCTGGTGAATGTGAGGCTTTGCCGGATCCTCCATTTTACCTACCGGAACTAGATCACAACAAAAACTACAGCGGCCGTTTGCCTGGTAGTGAATTGTCTTATGCTATTGTTGGTACCAAGATCTTGATCTCGAGCAGGCACAACAATGAATCAATCCCTAACTTTCCCATTATGTGTTTTGATGTGAAtgagaaggaaaagaaatggaGAGAGATGACTTCCTTGTTCGATGGTAAGCCCTTTCCCTTCATCAGCAGGGCGGCTTTGGTCTTGGACTTGAACGATGGTACACATGATAAGGTCATGTTTTCCGTTCGTGAATATCACGAGATGTATGTCTCCCGATTAGTTGTGAATGATGATGGTAGTATATACAACTCTCAGGATTCTCCTCTGTTGTTTTTTAACTGGTTCTATACCTTCTTTGGTGACCTTTGTCCTTTACATTCAAAGTCATACAGCTTTGTCGATCTAGGAAATCAAAAAGTTGGCTTTGTTGTGTGCGGGAACATGGGTACAATGGCAAGAGGTGATACACCTTCTCTCCGGAAGGTGCGTGTTCTTGTGTTAGTAATTGAATATGAAGTGACAAAATCAAGATATGTACGGGGAAAGCTCCTGGCCACTCGCACCTTTGAATACAAATGCCATTCCGCCGGCCTCCGATCCGTCGACTTGATTGGTAGCTTTGTGTTCTAA